CCCGCCACACCACACCGGGGCCCCGAAGCTCTCGGCCACGTCATGCACCCGCCGCGCCTCCGCGTGCCCGCCGACCCGCGCCACCTTGATATTGATGACCCGGCCTGCTCCCAGTGCGAGGCCCTTGCGGGCGTCCTGTGCGCTCGCCACGCTCTCGTCCAGGCAGAGGGGCGTCCGCAACCGGCGTTGCAGTTCGGCGTGGTCCACCAGATCGTCCCACGCGAGCGGCTGCTCGATGTACGTCAGGTCGAAGGCGTCCAGCGCGCCCAGCCGCCCCGAGTCGGCCAGCGTATAGGCGCTGTTCGCGTCCACCGTCAGGCGGATGTCGGGGAAAGCCTCGCGCACCGCCCGCACCGGCTGCACGTCCCACCCCGGCTTGATCTTCAGCTTGATGCGGCGGTACCCCTGCTCCACGTGCCGCCGCACCACGTCCACCGTCGCGGCCTCGTCCGCCTGAATGCCCAGACTCACGCCGACCTCGACCTCCTGCTTGTTTCCCCCCAGAAGTGTCCCCAGCGGCACGCCGAGCGTGCGTGCCCACAGGTCCCAGGCGGCCATCTCCACCATCGCCCGCGCCATGCGGTTGCCCCGGAAGCTGCCCAGCGCGGCGTCCACCGCTTCAGGATTGGCGAAGGTCTGTCCCAGGACGCGCGGCAAAAACACCTCGCGCAGCAGATTGAGGGCGCCCGCGATGGTTTCCTCGCGGTACATCGGCGCGGCCTCCATCGTCCCCTCGCTCAGGCCCTGCACGCCGTCCCCGTGCAGCACCAGCAGCGGCACCAGCTTCTCCGTCTGCACCCCGAAGCTCGTCTCGAAGCGGAATTGCAGTGGCAGACGAACCAGCACGATCTCGGCAGCATCGATTCTGAACATGCCCCAGTATGCCCAGGGTTCGGCTCAGGAGGCCCTCCGCCGGAACGCCGTCCCGAGGGCATTGTTGCTCTGCCGGGAGGACGTGCGTGGGGGAGTTGACAGCGTGGAGGAATGCCTGTATCTTTTCTGAGCCTCAAGCGAGGCGGGCCGCATGACAGGAGAAGAGAAGCGAGAGCAGGGCCGCCCGACAGGGTGGTACACCCGGTTCCTCCCCCGAGGGACTCCAGAGGTGTGCAGAGCCGCGAGGCTCGAAGCCAAGCGAACAGCTTGGAGCAAACTGACTTCCAACGAGCGTGAGCTCATGGAATACCATTTGATGGAGAGTTTGATCCTGGCTCAGGGTGAACGCTGGCGGCGTGCTTAAGACATGCAAGTCGAACGCACCCCCTCGGGGGTGAGTGGCGCACGGGTGAGGAACACGTAACTGACCTGCCCCCAAGTTCCGAATAACCCTCCGAAAGGAGGGCTAATACGGGATGTGCTGCACCGCTGTGGCGGTGCAGTAAAGGTCGCAAGACTGCTTGGGGATGGGGTTGCGTTCCATCAGCTAGATGGTGGGGTAAAGGCCTACCATGGCGACGACGGATCACCGGCCTGAGAGGGTGGCCGGTCACAGGGGCACTGAGACACGGGCCCCACTCCTACGGGAGGCAGCAGTTAGGAATCTTCCCCAATGGGCGCAAGCCTGAGGGAGCGACGCCGCGTGAGGGATGAAGGTCCTCGGATCGTAAACCTCTGAATCAACGACGAAAGACCACTTCGGTGGGGATGACGGTAGTTGAGTAATAGCACCGGCTAACTCCGTGCCAGCAGCCGCGGTAATACGGAGGGTGCAAGCGTTACCCGGAATCACTGGGCGTAAAGGGCGTGTAGGCGGACCGTTAAGTCTGACTTTAAAGACCGCCGCTCAACGGCGGGCGTGGGTTGGATACTGGTGGTCTGGACCTCTGGAGAGAGAACCGGAATTCCTGGTGTAGCGGTGGAATGCGTAGATACCAGGAGGAACACCGATGGCGAAGGCAGGTTCTTGGACAGAAGGTGACGCTGAGGCGCGAAAGTGTGGGGAGCGAACCGGATTAGATACCCGGGTAGTCCACACCCTAAACGATGCACGTTGGCTCATGGCGGGATGCCGTCATGGGCGAAGCCAACGCGATAAACGTGCCGCCTGGGAAGTACGGCCGCAAGGTTGAAACTCAAAGGAATTGACGGGGGCCCGCACAAGCGGTGGAGCATGTGGTTTAATTCGAAGCAACGCGAAGAACCTTACCAGGTCTTGACATCCCAAGAACCCCTCCGAAAAGAGGGGGTGCCCTTCGGGGAGCTTGGAGACAGGTGCTGCATGGCTGTCGTCAGCTCGTGTCGTGAGATGTTGGGTTAAGTCCCGCAACGAGCGCAACCCTTGCCCTTAGTTGCCAGCACCTTGGGTGGGCACTCTAGGGGGACTGCCGGTGAAAGCCGGAGGAAGGCGGGGATGACGTCTAGTCAGCATGGTCCTTACGACCTGGGCAACACACGTGCTACAATGACCAGGACAACGCGCCGCAAACCTGCGAAGGTAAGCCAATCGCTGAAACCTGGTCCCAGTTCAGATCGGAGTCTGCAACTCGACTCCGTGAAGGTGGAATCGCTAGTAATCGCGGGTCAGCATACCGCGGTGAATACGTTCCCGGGCCTTGTACACACCGCCCGTCACACCATGGGAGTACAGTGCAGCTAAAACCACCGGGAGCTTGACGGCAGGTGTCTAGGCTGTGCTGCATGACTGGGGTGAAGTCGTAACAAGGTAACTGTACCGGAAGGTGCGGTTGGATCACCTCCTTTCTACTCGCTCCGCTTCTCTTCCCTGCTGAGCTTCTCTCTGTCGCCTTTCACCCCCGCCTTAACGCGGGGGTGTGCGCTTTTCTGGCCCGCCTTTCTTCTTGGACCCGGTACAATCCAGCCATGCAAGAAGCGTTCGAGCAGGCGCAAAAAGACGTGCAGGGTCTCGCCAGAAAGCCTGGCAACGATATCCTTCTCAAGCTGTACGCGCTGTACAAGCAGGGCACGGTGGGGGACGTGGCGGGTGAGCGTCCCGGGGGCTTTGATTTCGTGGGCGGAGCCAAGTACGACGCCTGGGCGGGTCTGCGGGGGCTGAGCCGGGAGGAAGCGCAGCGCGAGTACGTGAATCTGGTGAAGACGCTGGAGGCGCGCGGCTGACCTTGCCTCCCTTGGCAGGCCGTCCTTTTGGGGGGCGGCCTTTCTCTTGGTGAGGAGTGGGCCGCCCGGGCGCGGTAAGCTGCGGGGGTGACGCAGGGCCGTACGCCACCCGAGCAGATTTCCCCGGACACCTCGCTGGAGACGGGGGCCCTGGCCCCGGCCAAGGCGCGGATGCGGGAACTGGCGACTGCCTATGCCCGCAATCTCCCCGGTCTGGACACGCACAGCCTGATGAGTGGCCTGGACGCGACCCTGACCTTTATGCCGATGGGGGACCGCGACGGGGCCTACGACCCCGAGCACCGCGTCGTGCTGATCAACAGCCGGGTCCGCCCGGAACGCCAGCGCTTCACGCTCGCACACGAGATCAGCCACGCCCTCCTCTTGGGGGACGACGACCTGCTCAGCGACCTGCACGACGCCTACGAGGGCGAGCGGCTGGAGCAGGTGATCGAGACGCTCTGCAACGTGGGCGCGGCGGCCATCCTGATGCCGGACGCCCTGATCGACGAGATGCTCGCCCGCTTCGGGCCGAGTGGCCGCGCGCTGGCCGAACTGGCGCGCCGGGCGGACGTGAGTGCCAGCAGCGCCCTCTATGCCCTGGCGGAGCGTACGGCGGCGCCCGTGCTGTACGCCGTGTGCGCCATGGCTCGCCTGGAAGCGGAACCGGGCGAGGAACGTCCCTCCGGAAAGGCCCTGACGGTGCGGGCCAGTGCCGGTTCGCCCGGCGTGAAGTACAGCCTGCGTGTGGGCACGGTCATTCCGGAGGACCACCCCGTTGCCGTGGCCCTCGACACGCGCCTGCCGATGACCCAGGAGAGTTACGTCCCCTTCCGCTCCGGGCGGCGGATGCCCGCCTACGTGGACGCCTTCCCGGAACGGCAGCGGGTGCTGGTGAGCTTTGCCCTGATGCCCCGAGCCGCGAAGGGCGGGGAGAACAGTGAACCGGGCGTCTGAAGGCTGGCCGCGCCGCGCACACCATCTCACCTTCGCCTTTCCGGTGCCGGGAGGGGAGCGCGCGGCGGATGGTTGGCGGGTCCAGTGGACCGGCTGCGCGGTGATGGGTGTGCTGAACGTCACGCCCGACAGCTTCAGCGACGGGGGCAGGCACGCCACGCTGGAGGCCGCCGTCGCCCAGGCCAGGGCGATGCGGGACGGGGGGGCGCTGCTGATCGACGTGGGCGGCGAGAGTACCCGGCCCGGCGCCGAGCCGGTGCCCGCCGAGCAGGAACTCGACCGGGTGCGGCCGGTGCTGCAAGCTCTCGCCGGGGAAGGCGTCCTCCTCAGCGTGGACACCCTGAAAGCCGAGGTGGCGGCGGGAGCCCTGGCGGCGGGCGCGCACCTGATCAACGACGTGAACGGCCTGCGCGACCCCGCCATGCTCCGGGTATGTGCCGAGGCGGGCGCCCCCGCCTGCATCATGCATATGCAGGGCGAACCGCGCACCATGCAGCAGGCCCCGCACTACGAGGACGTGGTGGGAGAGGTCCACGCTTTCCTGCTTGTACAGGCGCAGGCGGCCCTCGCGGCGGGCGTGCCCTCCGTGCTGCTCGACCCCGGCCTGGGCTTCGGAAAGACGCTCGCGCACAACCTGGCCCTGTTGCGCGCCCTGCCCGAGCTGACCGCCGGGCCGTTCCCGGTGCTGGTCGGGGCGAGCCGCAAGCGCCTGATCGACTACCTGGCCGGGGTGCCGCGTGCGGCCGACCGCGATCCGGGCAGCCTCGCCCTGCACCTGTACGCGGCGCGGCAGGGGGCGGCGCTGGTGCGGGCGCACGCGGCGGGGGCACACGTGCAGGCCCTGCGGGTGGAGGCGGCGCTGGATGACCGGGCGGAGTCGGCCCGCCCGCTAGAATCCCCCGCATGAGCCGGGTCGTTCTGGAGGGGCTGGAGTTTCACGCGCGGCATGGCGTGTACGAGACGGAGGCAGCCCTCGGGGCGCGCTTCGTGATTGATGCCGAACTGCACTGGGCCTTTGCCGGGATTCCCGACGAACTGGGCTCGGCCGTGAACTACGCCGCCGCCTACACCGCCATTCAGGAGGAGGTGACGGGCGAGCGCCACCAGCTCATCGAGGTGCTGGCCGACCGCATCGCCCGGCGGCTCTTGCGGGACCACCCACGCCTGGAGGCTGTCACCGTGCGCGTTCACAAGCCCTTCGCGCCGCTGCCCGGCGTCTTCCGGGACGTGTACGCCGAATTGACCCTGAGCCAGGAGGAGAGGCGGCAAGGCGAATGAGCGGGGCGGCCTTCATCGCGCTGGGGGCGAATCTGGGTGAACCCCTCGCCACGCTGCGCCGCGCCCGTGAGGCCCTGGGCACACTCGGCACCCTGACGGGCGTCAGCAGCCTGTACCGCACGGCGCCCGTGGGTGGTCCTCCCGGCCAGCCCGATTACCTCAATGCGGCCGTGCGCTTGCAGACGGCCCTCGCGCCCGCCGAACTGCTCGCCGCGCTGCACGCTACCGAGGCCCGGGCGGGGCGGGTGCGCCGCGAACGCTGGGAGGCGCGGACGCTGGACCTCGACCTGATCCTGTACGGCGGCCGGGTGCAGGACACGCCGGGCCTGACCCTCCCCCACCCCCGCGCCTGGGAACGGGCCTTTGTGCTGGCCCCCCTCGCGGACCTCGACCCGGAGCTGGCGCATCCTGTCTCGGGCGAGACCGTGGGTGCGGCGCTGAACCGTGTCGGCCTGGGTGGCGTCACGCGCGTCGCTACCGACTGGTGAGGGCCCTCCCGCCTGCCCGGCCACGCTATGCTGGGGCCGACATGAGCGAGTTGACCTCTTCCCAACGTCACGGCAACGTGGGCCGCACGCTGCTGTGGGTCGCCATCCTGCTGAGTGTCCTGCTGCTCGGCTTCGTGACGGCCCTGACCGTCCGGCACAATCCCTACTACAGTGACCGCGCCGCCAACGGCATCAGCAAGTTCCGGTTTCTGGAAGCCTGCAAGGAAGGGATCGGCCAGGCCGAGCAACTGACCACCCTGAAGAGTGTTCTCCAGCAGACCGGGCAGCTTCAGCCGAACCAGAACCTGCGCGCGGAGATCGCCGCCGAACCCCGCCAACTGGTGCAGAGCGTCCAGACCCTGCCGGGCGGCGGCTGGACGCTGGCCGCCCCCGCGAATATCGGCATCCGGGGGCAGACCGCCGTTCTGGGGCAGCTCGGGGCGCAGTGCGTGTACGACAAGGCGCAGGG
The window above is part of the Deinococcus metallilatus genome. Proteins encoded here:
- the menC gene encoding o-succinylbenzoate synthase; this translates as MFRIDAAEIVLVRLPLQFRFETSFGVQTEKLVPLLVLHGDGVQGLSEGTMEAAPMYREETIAGALNLLREVFLPRVLGQTFANPEAVDAALGSFRGNRMARAMVEMAAWDLWARTLGVPLGTLLGGNKQEVEVGVSLGIQADEAATVDVVRRHVEQGYRRIKLKIKPGWDVQPVRAVREAFPDIRLTVDANSAYTLADSGRLGALDAFDLTYIEQPLAWDDLVDHAELQRRLRTPLCLDESVASAQDARKGLALGAGRVINIKVARVGGHAEARRVHDVAESFGAPVWCGGMLESGVGRAHNIHLSTLPDFRLPGDTSSASRYWATDVVNEPLEARGGLMPVPEGPGIGVTLNRDFIGGVSELHEEYRA
- the folB gene encoding dihydroneopterin aldolase; its protein translation is MSRVVLEGLEFHARHGVYETEAALGARFVIDAELHWAFAGIPDELGSAVNYAAAYTAIQEEVTGERHQLIEVLADRIARRLLRDHPRLEAVTVRVHKPFAPLPGVFRDVYAELTLSQEERRQGE
- a CDS encoding acyl-CoA-binding protein, which codes for MQEAFEQAQKDVQGLARKPGNDILLKLYALYKQGTVGDVAGERPGGFDFVGGAKYDAWAGLRGLSREEAQREYVNLVKTLEARG
- the folP gene encoding dihydropteroate synthase — protein: MNRASEGWPRRAHHLTFAFPVPGGERAADGWRVQWTGCAVMGVLNVTPDSFSDGGRHATLEAAVAQARAMRDGGALLIDVGGESTRPGAEPVPAEQELDRVRPVLQALAGEGVLLSVDTLKAEVAAGALAAGAHLINDVNGLRDPAMLRVCAEAGAPACIMHMQGEPRTMQQAPHYEDVVGEVHAFLLVQAQAALAAGVPSVLLDPGLGFGKTLAHNLALLRALPELTAGPFPVLVGASRKRLIDYLAGVPRAADRDPGSLALHLYAARQGAALVRAHAAGAHVQALRVEAALDDRAESARPLESPA
- a CDS encoding ImmA/IrrE family metallo-endopeptidase; the encoded protein is MRELATAYARNLPGLDTHSLMSGLDATLTFMPMGDRDGAYDPEHRVVLINSRVRPERQRFTLAHEISHALLLGDDDLLSDLHDAYEGERLEQVIETLCNVGAAAILMPDALIDEMLARFGPSGRALAELARRADVSASSALYALAERTAAPVLYAVCAMARLEAEPGEERPSGKALTVRASAGSPGVKYSLRVGTVIPEDHPVAVALDTRLPMTQESYVPFRSGRRMPAYVDAFPERQRVLVSFALMPRAAKGGENSEPGV
- the folK gene encoding 2-amino-4-hydroxy-6-hydroxymethyldihydropteridine diphosphokinase; the protein is MSGAAFIALGANLGEPLATLRRAREALGTLGTLTGVSSLYRTAPVGGPPGQPDYLNAAVRLQTALAPAELLAALHATEARAGRVRRERWEARTLDLDLILYGGRVQDTPGLTLPHPRAWERAFVLAPLADLDPELAHPVSGETVGAALNRVGLGGVTRVATDW